AAGTAGCGCATGAGTTACTTACGAGGTTTCTAGAATTTACTTCTGAGAGAATTAATGTTCATTACTTAAAAATTGAATAATTATAGGATAATTTATATGAAAAAATTACTACCAATTATCGGAGTCTTAGGCTTAAGTGCTCCAACAGCTATTAATTCTGTAAAACCTGAAGTTCAAACTCCAAGAAACTACAGTACAAATAACAATTTAGAGTTAAAAAATTTTAACGGTTCTTTGGTTTTGCCAGTGGAAATAGATGTTAATGAGACTATCTCTTCGGGATGAAATGACTTAAATACTAATCGTGGAAGTAGATTTGTTGCCAATCTTAGTCAATGAGCAAATAATATTACTGAGTTTATTCAAAGATTTCCTACATTTAGTTACATAGACCAAGCGGCTTTTGGAAATGTATTAGGACAAGACCGATTTGTGCATCCCGCAAATGACCAAAGATTTTCAACTATTGACTTATTGAACAACTTTAGACCTACACCAACTTTAGATATTACTGAAAGAAACGGTCTGGCGTGACAACAAATTGGTGCAAGAGCAATGTTTGAACTATTTGATATGAATTTCAGCATAGGTTGAGATTTGTGATCTGGTAGCCAAGCGGCGTATAGTCGTCCTTGAATTAGATACGAAATAAAAGATATTTGATTCTATCAAGCTAGCTAAAAACTTTAAAAATAAATAAAAACTACTTAATTTAAAAAACAAAATTAAGTAGTTTTTATTTTGGAGTAATAATTGACTTCTTATAAACTATATTATAATAAGATATTTTTCTAAGTTATTAATTAATAATTGGAATATTATTCTAAATATATTAAATAAAATTACAATAATTTGCAAATAAACTAAAATAAAAAAGATAGGAGATAATTATTTTGAAAAAATGAAAAATATATTTAGTGCCACACACGCACTGGGATAAGGAATGGTATTTCACCAAAGAAGTTAGTGATGCTTATTTGGTTGATAATATGAAGCAAATTATTGAAGCCAATGATAAAAACGAAAATGAAGCCCCGTTTGTCTTTGATGCTCAATATTCAGTAGTTGATGATTTTTTAAACTTGTTTCCTCATAAAATAGGAAAAGTTAAAAAAATTATTAAAGATAAAAAGTTGGTTGTGGGTCCTTGATACACCCAAACTGATATGTTTAATGCCACCGGGGAGTCAATTGTTAGAAATCTACTAATTGGAACAAAGTTAAGTCAGAAACTTGGTAACTCAATGAAGGTTGGTTATCTACCTGATACTTTTGGATTTAATTCAAATTTACCTCAAATAATTGCCAAAACTGCAAATAAAGGAATTATTAATTGAAGAGGGGCTGATGATGAATTGTTGCAAAATAACCTTTTCAATATTTGAGAAGCAGATGATGGAACTCGTCTACCAGTTTACTCATTTTATAAACACGGTTATTTCACAGGAGTTGGTGGTTTGTTGCAACAATACAACAAAAAATGGTCTAAAGCTGAAAACTGAAAAGAGTGAGATCCAGTAACTAGAGCTAAAGAACATGCTGCTTACTATATAAAATTTGCTGATTCAGAATTGGATTTTTTAAAGACAAAAGCCAGGTCTTCAAATAATAGAATATTAATGCCCGTTGGATCGGATCAAATGCCAATGGTTTCGGGTTGAACCCAAATTGTGGAGGAAATGAATAAACTAGATCCTATTCACGAATGAATTCTTGGGGACTTTGAAAACTTCATGGATGACTTAATCAGCGATCCTGTAGTAATGAATGATGCTAACGTAATTAAGGGTGAGTTCAGAAATGGAAGATTTGCTCGAGCTCATAAAACTATTACATCATCACGATATGATATAAAACGCTTATCAAAAAAAGTTGAATACCAAATTTATAATGAATTAGAACCGATGTCAGTAATTTTTAGTCGACTTAATGGTGAATATCCATTTGAAATACTACTTGAGGCTAGTAAAAAATTAGTTTCCTCTCATGCTCACGATAGTCTTGGAGGATGTAATACTGATGAAACTAATCGCAGTATTTTAAATCGTTTAGAAGCGGCTAGTGCTATTGTAGAATCTCAAACCACACTAATCAAAAAAAGAATTTGTGATGCTTTGGGATTAGGAAATGGTAATTTGATTATTTTTAACACCGCTCCTTATTCTAGAAAAATTGAGAATACTTTTGAAATTCACACAAAAGAACAATTTTTTGAAATCTTTGAAGAAAATGGACGTCCAGTGGAATTTAGTGTTGTGAGTCAGAAGTTCTTTAACAATGATGAATTCTCAATTCGCGAAGATAGTCATATTTATGGTAATGGGTTTCAAGAAAATCAAGGTCAAGTTGATGACGGACCGATTAATGCGACAAATATTTTGTTAGAAGAAAATATTAAGGGTAAATACACTACAATTATTAAATTTAATCAACAAGTTTCAGGATTAGGGTATAAAATATTAAATGTTTTAGAGTCAAAAACCAATACTTTCAAACTTAAATTTACTAAGCAGGGAAATACAATTGAAAATGATTTATTCAATATTAGTGTCGATGGGGACATGAATTTTAAATTAATTGATAAAGTTAATAATCAAAATATAAATAAAGCGTTTAAACTAGAAGCTAGCTTTGATGCTGGAGATACTTATGATTTTTCTCCTTCACATTTTAATCAAAAACAAATTCAGAAATTGACAGATTTTAAAACTTATACAGAAGATAATGGTCAAATTAAAATTATGACAATTGAAGCTAACTATCAAGTGCCCAAAGTTTTGGATTCATCTGATTTAATTGATCAAACAATTAAAATACAAATCATTTTAGAAAATGATTTAATCAATTTCAAAATAAATATGATAAATCAAGCCGCAGATATTCGTTGAAGATTTATAAGCAATACTGCTGTTTTAGACACTCAGCACTCGTTTGCAGATCAAAGTTTTGCGATGGTAAAAAGATTAATAGATAATCCAGTACACAAAAAATCAATTGAAGAAAATTGAGTAGATGTAGCTGTGGAAATTGAAGCGATGGAATCAATGGTAGCTTTGAAAAACAATGATTTCTCTCACGCTATTTTCACCAAGGGAACTAACGAATACCAAATAATCGGTGATGATAAAAATCAGATTGCTTTAACTCTATTCAGGGCGGTATCTTATATTGGAAGAAGACATTTAATTTATCGAAAAGGTCGAGCTTCAGGGGTAGACGATTACCCACATGCAACTCCAGAAAGTAATTTAAATATTCCATTAGAATTTGAATTTGCTATAAATATCTCAAAAAATTTAGACACGCAAAATAAAAAATCAAAAGAGTGATGTTGACCAGATACTTACTATCAAACTCAAACTTCGAATGTCTTCCATTGAAAAGGGGATACTTTTGTTATGACTCAAAGAAAAATCCCAGCAATCGGGGAAAGAGAATTGTCATTAGTTGACATAAAAGATATTAATAATTTAGTTGTCACAACAGTTAAAAAATCTTGAAATCAAAAATTTGATATTGTCAGACTTTACAATCCTACTAGACAAAGTATTTCAATTGATACTTCCATTTTTAAAGGTGAGGTTGATCTACTTGATAACAAAATAAAAAATTTCAATTCTGAAATTAAACCAAATGAAATAAAAAGCTATATCCTGAAATAAGAAAGGGGATAATTACTTTGAAAAAACTATTAAGTATAATAGCTTCAGCATCATTAACAACCTCATCAGCAATGGCTGTAGTTGCTTGTGGTGGAGTAAATAACAGTACAACCATTTACTATTCATATGTTGATAACAGGACTGATAAAAATACTTTGAAATTATACACAGATGCAGCTGAAGAATATGCCAGAATTTATGGCGATGATTATAAATTTAAAGGTATCAGATATGATGATAACAACCAACTATCAACTGAAATGCAAACCATAGGTAACTCTGGTCGAAATATGCCCGATATATTTATTGCTTCTGTTGATAATGCCACTAAGTTAGCAACTTTAGGATATATATTACCTTTAGATGGGGCAGATGCAATTCCTGAAGCAGGAGAAATTTTAACTAATTTAAACTATACAAGAGAAAAAGCAGACAAAGCCATTGGTAAATGAAATGATCAAAGTGCCACACAAACTGATTTGTGATCGAACTTTATGCCTTTCGCAATTCAATCTTCAAAAATAAAAAGTAATAACCCTAAAGCTAAAGAAAAAAACCCAGCTCAATATGGAATAACAACTTACTTGGGTGTTGGTGGAGGAAGTGCTTTAGTTTCTAATAGCGATGACTCTATGAGTAACTTTAAAAAATTAGGCTTAGTTAATTCAGGTTCTGAATTTAATGATGAAGGTGAAATTAATTGAGTTGATAACGCAAATGTATCAGTTGATAAATTAGCAGAAGTTTCTGCGCAAACTGGAAATAAAATGATAACATCTTTATTTGATAGAGGAATGTGATGAATGTATCCAGTTTATTCAAATATCATGAGTGATCCAATTAATGGAAAAGTTTATAAAGCAGCAGATATTGGAGTAAACTGAATCAACAACGAATCTTTACCATACTATGACAGTAGTGAAGGGAAATACTCAAGTGTTTTTTCTAATAAGTACTTCACAACTAGTGCTAAAGAAGTTCTAGGTAAATGATTTGATTATTATTCACAACAAATTAAGGTGGCTAAAAATACTTTAACAGGAAAAACAGCCAACACTTCATATCTAAATATGAACCACCCAAGCTTAAATGCCGGAGTTCAAAGAAGTATGTTATCTGGGGGAGATGGAATTACCAAAGATGGTGAGGTTTCTGCCTTTGGAATAAACTACGAACCTAGCAGTTACTTTGATATGCTTGGAGGTTTTAAATCGTTTACTAAAATAGATTACATGCCTTTAGAATTTGTAAAACTATTTGATAAAAATAATGAAGCTGAACAATTTCAAAAATATGATGAACAAAATATTGGTAAATGATTGGCTCCTGCTGGAAGTGGGATGACTGTTTTCAATTCAAGATTGGGAGCAAATACAAATCGACTTAAAGCTGCACAAAGATTTGTTGAAATAATGTTTGGTGCTCACGAAGTTGAAAATGAACAAGGTGAAGTTGAAATGGTTCATGCCTCTGATGGGGGACAATGAAATTTTGAAAAATCTTTTACAAAAAGTCTTGAAGTTCCGTCAAAACTTGCTATTATTGATCCGAGACAAACTGAAAACGAAATTTTTGAAAATAAATTAAAAGAAATTGCAGACAATAAATTTGCTCGTGCAGTAGATGAAGTGGCAAACTTTGAAGGAAAAAATAATGAAGCCACTGAAAAAGAAGCAATAATTAGACTTGAAAAATATCAAATACGACTTGCTAGTGTGCTTTATGCTTCTGAGGATACCACATTATCAATGGCGCCAAATGTTTCTTCATATGATTTTGCCACAAATAATGACTGACATGGAAACAATGCAATGCTTCCTAGTTTAAATGAGGCTTTCTCAATGAATGACTTTGAAAAATACTACGGTTCTTTATCAAGTGATAGCACTGATTACAAAAAAACTACTGAGTATATTGAAAAAAAAGAAGCCTTTGCCAAAAATTTAATGAGAATTTTAAGTCAGTTAAATTATGAATTAGGTAAAAAATAAATTAGATAGGGTGATTTTAATGATAGCTCAAGCCGATAAAAGACAGTTAAAAGAAATAAAACGAAGGTCGATTAGCAATTTTGAAAGCTTCAAAAAAAATAGCAAAATCTTATTACCCAAATGACTTTTGATAGTTGCCTTGGTGTCTATATTTGTCAACATAATTTTGCTTAGTGTAATTTTATTCTCAAATATATTCATGCTGGATGGTATTATCAAAAACGATAATTCAACGGTTGAAGAGATCGCCAAAGCTCGTGAGGTCTATGCCTTCTCGATAGTTTCATATTTATTGAACTGTTTAATCGATGTAATATTTATTTTCTATATTTACCGAGCAACTAAAAAAAGTCCAATTGGAGTTATCTTCTGCTTTACATGACTTTCATTATGAATATTATTCACTGTTGGTGTTCTGTTTGTTTTTGAAGGAATATTAGCAATAAGAATTATCAATCTATTGGTTGGTTTAACAGTTGTGGGTCTAATCATCTATATGTTTTACCTACTTAATGTAAATAAAAGAATGTTAATCTATCAAAGAGAAAAAGATAAAAACTCATTATAGAAAGAGGTGCTCAATGACTTCTGCCAAAATAGAACAAATAAAAAAATTTCAAAAGTCAGACTTGCAATCGCTATCTAAAGATGCTAGTATAAAAGCTAACATAAAAGTGATTAAAGATGATTATAATGGTTTTTTAAGAAATCTAAAAGATGAAAAGAAATTTCAACTATCAGAGTTTAGTTGATCTAGAAATCTGCAAAGAAAATTCTATTATTTTTTTGATAATATGTTTCATAAAGAAAATTATGAAAAAAATAAAAGCAAAATGGATTATTACCGTACTCAAAGAGTGGAATTAAAAACCAAATTTGGGTCAAAACCTACAAAGCAAAAAATTAAATTAAAAAATGAAGAATATAAGTTAAATGTAGCTAAAATTAAAAATAAATATCGTGAAGCTAATAAAAAGAGAGTTGAAAATCAATTACTAATAGCATCAAATGGTAACTGATATGAAAACGAATACTCAAATATTCCAATTGAACAAATTAAAGTTTTTAAACAAGAATATAAATTGAAAAAAACTGAATTTAAAAACGATTTAAATAGCGAACAATTTAAATCTCTTTCAAAAATTGATAAAAAAATAAAATTGAATGAGCAAAAAATTGAGCTAAGTGAAATTCAAAAAAAATTCAGCTATGATGGATATTTAAATCAAGCATTTTCAGAAAATAAAATAGATTTTTTGAAAAATTATGAAATCAAATTAGAAAAATACAAAAATGATTTGCAAAAAAGTCAACAACATTATGAGGAATTGAAATCTACAATTGCATTAGAAAGTAAAAATTTGCAAAAAGAAAAACTTTACCTTTTGAGAAAAAAATATTGCGAAGATACTAGAGATAATTTCAAAGGTATGTTGGCAAAAAAAATTAATTACAAAGCTTATGTAACTAAAAAAAATGATTTGAAAAATCAATATGTTTCTGATAAAAAAAGTATCATATTTTCAAATAAAGTTTTATTAGCTAAGTGAGAAATTAAAAAAATTAAAAATGATTTTAAACAAGAGATTGATCATGACAAATTGATACTAATATCAAAAAATGCTGATTCTACAAGTAAAACCCCCGTACAGTCATCAAAATGAAATAAATATTTGGCTGGTTTCCTTGGTTTTATTTTACCAGGTAGTGGACAAATTTATAATGGTCAGTACATTAAAGGATGTTTAATGTTTATTATAACTGCCATTATGGGATTACTAGTAGCCTATGCTTTTGGTTTAGGTAATATCGAAGGTAATGGGATTATCGGTCTAATAACTTTAGGAAATGCTGAATATTTCTGAGCCAATGGAGATGCTCGATACTTCGTTATTGAAGGGGCGCTAGGAGTTCTTTTCCTAAGTTTCGCTATAACTTATATTTTTATTTCAGCTCGCGAAAGTTATTTAGTATCAAGAGCCAAACAAAATGGTGCTCGAGTTAAAACTTGATTGGAAACTAAAAACTACTTTAAAGATGAAGGTTATCCAATTGCAACATCGATTCCTGCATTTCTACTTGTGATGTTTATAATTTTCGTACCAATTATTACAACCATATTATTGGCCTTTACAAATTATGGACCAAACAACATTTCCAACTTTGAATGAGTTGGGTGAGAACAATTTCAAATAGTTTTCAACGGAGATTGAACCGCTACAATGGTTTCAGTTCTAGGTTGAACAGCGATTTGAACAGTTTTTAATGCAACGGCTGCCTTCTTTCTAGCTTTTATTTTAGCAAGTCTAGTTAATAATCAAAGAATTAAAGGAAAAGTTTTATTCCGATTAATTTACATTCTTCCATGAGCAATTCCAGGATTTATTTCTATTCTTTTATTCAAAGTAATGTTCATGCCAGGAAGTATTTTAAGTAATATATTTGGTAATGATGGTTTCCAAACCGATCCTTTCTATGCTAAAGTTTCGTTGCTAATGATTCAAACTTGAATGGGATATTGTGTTAACTTTGTTTTAATAACAGGAATTTTACAGTCAATTCCAAAAGATCTTTATGAAGCTGCAGAAATTGATGGAGCAAGTTCACTTAAAAAAACTTGAAAAGTAACAATCCCTCTAATAATTTTCCAAATGACACCAATCTTAATTGGGCAATTCATTGGAGCTTTCAATAACTTTAGTATTATTTATCTATATTTAGATGGAGGACCATATGATGTTAACTCTACCTTATTTGGTGGAGCTGGAACAACAGATACGGTAGCTTCATTAATATTCAAACTAATTCAAGGTGGAGAAGTTGCCAAAGCTTCAGTACTTAACATTGTGGTTTCTGGAGTAATTGTAGCAATTTCTGTTGGGGTTTTGGTCAAATCTAAATCAGTTAAAGGAGGAACAGTATAATGCAAACTTTAAATCAAAAAAATGTTACTGTACACAGCAAGAAAAAAAAGTCTGAAAAAACTATTCCCGATAACATGATTTTTAAAATGAATCAAGCGTTCAAGGAAATAAAAGGATTAAACTATTTAAATATCACTCCCAATGAAAAAATAAATTTTGATCGAGTAGATATTGCAAATGCAATTAATTGCTTTAAAAAAGAAGACTTAAATTGAAACTACAATACAATTGCTATGTTAATCCTAAAAGATCAAGTTAAAAATTATGACTGAGAAAATGATCTTAATTATCATATATCGTTAAAATTTGCAGCTCTTTCATTTACTTACGAAAAAGATAAGCCAAGTAAAACAACAAGCAAATCATTTGAATTGCTAAAAGGCCTTAGTCTAAAATACGCCTATGAATATAACAAGGAATTTTATACTAGTTTAAAAAATGCCTACGAGTTAAAAGGGGAAAAACAAGAAAATATTTTAATTTCTGAGCAATATGAAATAACTAAAAATTCAGTTAGAAGCTTTTGAGATATTACAAAAAATGTATTTGCTCTCTTTACTGAACAAATCGCAACTATTAGTGAGATTAAAAATAATTTTATTAACTATTCAAAAATAGGAGTTTTAGCTGCTGAATATACTTTATTAAAAATTGAAGCAGAGACTTTTTTGAAAAATAAAAAAAATGAGGGTCTAATCAATACGGAAAATTACAACAATTTTTCTAGCACTATGGTATTAATTTTAGATGATCTTAAAAAAACTTTGTATTTTATGAATGAACACTTGGTTGAAACAATGTTTTCTAACATCACAGAAATGAACGTGAAAGTTTATTTATCAGATTTACCACCGATGTCAGCCATAGAATGAATAGGCCTATTAATAAGATATGCTATTTTAATAATTTGAGCCGCGATAATAATTTATCCGATCGTTGTATTAATTCAACAAGGGTTCAACCTTAACAACCAAAAAGTTATTTTGGATATCCAAAATTTTGATTTTGGTTTCAACAATTATCGTCGATTATTCGAGCAAACTTTATTTTTAAAATGATTATTTAATTCAATAATTATCGGATTCTTTACAATGATTATTACGATTTTTATAATATCATTAACGGCGTATTCTTTTAGTCGCTTTAAATATAAAGGTAAAAGAAGTTTTCTAATAGCTTTACTAGTATCACAAATGGTTCCAGTTTTTACATCACTTCTTGTGTTTTATATATTCACAGAACTATTAAACAACGCCTTTAATATGCCAAGGATTGCCACATTATTACTAATATATGTTGGGGGAGGTGTTGCAAGTAACACAATAATTTTAAAAGGTTACATGGATTCTATTTCTCAAGATATAGATGATGCGGCCAGAATTGATGGATGTAGTCATTTTTGAATATTCTTAAATATTATTTTCCCACTTTGTAAACCAATGTTAGTTCTAATTGCACTAATGTCATTTATTGGACCATTTGGAGATGTAATATTACCATCACTAATTTTAAGAAATCAAGAAGACTATACCGTCGCGGTTGGGTTAAACATGTTTATCAATAGTGAACGATTAATGAATTATGGTGCTTATTTTGCAGGATCAACATTAGTTGCTGTCCCAATTGGGGTATTGTTCTTGGTACTTCAAAAATTTGTGGTTTCAGGAATGACTTCGGGTGGAGTGAAAGGATAAGAAATATGAAAGTAGAATTAAGAAATTTATCAAAAAAATATGAGGGGAATCCGCTCTACACTTTAGAAAATATTAATTTAAATATTGAAGATAAAGATTTTTGTGTAATGCTTGGACCCAGTGGTTGTGGTAAAACTACTTTATTAAGAATGATTGCTGGTTTAAATTCAATCACCAAGGGAGATTTAGTTTTCGATGAAAAAAGAGCTAACGACTTACCACCAAAAGACAGAGACATCGCCATGGTTTTCCAAAGTTATGCTCTATATCCTCATATGAACGTTTATAAAAATATGGGCTTTGGGTTGAAAATGAAAAAAGCTAAGAAAGATTTGATTGATCAAAGAGTAAAGGATGTCGCTGAAATTCTTAACATAACCCACTTGCTTTATAAAAAACCAAGTGAAATTTCGGGAGGACAAAGACAGAGGGTTGCTCTTGGTCGTGCCATCGTTCGTAAACCTAAGCTATTTTTAATGGATGAACCACTTTCGAACTTGGATGCTAAACTGAGAGAAACTATGCGTACTGAAATTGTTAAAATTCATAAGGCACTAGAGTCTACAACTATTTATGTAACCCATGATCAAGTGGAAGCGATGACCATGGCAACTAAAATAGTTTTAATGAATGATCAAAAAATTCAGCAAGTTGGAACACCAACGGATCTTTATGAAAATCCAGAGAATTTATTTGTCGCCAACTTTATTGGTAATCCAACAATTAATCAGTACAAAGGAACTTTAGACAAAGATGGCTGTTTTGTAAATGAATCTAAGAATATCAAAGTGAAATTAACAAAAGAAGAAATTGAAGCTATTAATAATTTGAAAAGTAAATGAATTTACTTTTGTGTTAGAAGTGAATCAATTAAAATAACTAAATCAAAAACTGATACAGAAGTTTTAGTGATTCACGTGGAGTCTTTAGGTAAAGAAAAGGAAATAAAGGGATTTGTTGATGATAACTCAAATATCTCAGTTACCGTTTCAAACACCACCTCAGTAGAGGCAGACCAAAAAATAAATGTTTCATTTGAAAAGTATTTCCTATTTGATGGAGAAACTCAAAAAAGAATTAAGTAAAAAAATCAGTTGTTATTTCATAACAACTGATTTTATCTTCTAATTTCTTTTCTTGAAAAAGATCAGAAAGCATTTTCAAATTACAGCAAACAATATTTTTCAGCACTCCTTTAAAATAGTGGAACTATCTATTTTGACTGAAAGCCAAAAGCAAACTTTTGAATCTTAAAATCATTTCTCATTCTTAAGTATTTTAAACGAAATGTTTACACTTCCATTTTATTATTATTTTTATTAAAGACTATGTTACTGACTAATAATAATTGCATTTGAATTTAATTCCTCAATTGTTATGTTTCTAACAAATATATCGACTTTTTTAGTATTTTTAGTTGCAACATATGTACCTAGACCTTGATTATCACCTTGAAAAATGTATTCTTTTACAATTATATCCTTGAATTTTACATCAAAATTAACCTGTTCAGGAGCTTTGGTGTAGTTTTCCACCCTAATAATCCTATTAAGAACTACTTTTTCCTCAACATCTGCCTTATTTTTATATATAATTTCGTGCCTTTGAAGGCTTTTTGGATTTGAAATTGTGTATTCTAGTTCCGGAACTGGGCCATTATTTTCGGTTTTGTAGTTATAAAACTCCATCTCATTTAAGAATTGCAGTTGCAAAGGGCGATATTTATTGGTATCGTACTTATCACTACCCATTAACTTTAAAAAATCACAAATTATGGGGCTGTAATCATAGTTATTAGATTGTGAATTATCTTTAAAATGGTATATTTGAGCTTTGTTACTCTTTTCTCAGTCTCCTGATATTTTAGTTGATAAATAAGCTAAAGCATCTTCTCCAATTGCAAAACAGCTAATTGTAGTTAAACCCGGGGCAACAGCTAAGCTAAATGCTCCCAAAATTGTAAGTAGTTTTTTCATGTGAATCTCTCCTATAGATATTTTAACATTGTGACGTAGAATAATATTCCAAAAAAATCAAAAAAAAAAATCAAAAAAATATTGATAGTAAAATATTTATGTATCAATAGTATACACGAGAGAGACCAAATGAAAGAAAATTCAAAAGAAAGTCGTTATGCCTGAAAATTAAGCAAATCAGATGAAGCGGAAATTTCTCAAAATCCTAATCTGAATTTCATGATTTATAGGAACTTCTATAAAAATCTATGATCGCTAACATTGCCAATTTATCTTCAAATGATTTCCACTGTTTTAATAGCTATGTTAAACAGCTTGCTTCTTAGATGAATTGACGGAGGTGTTTGAACCGCGGTTGTGAACAAAGCTAATTTTGCTTATAACTGAGTTATTTTTCTGCCAAGTTTTGCCTCAGCTGGGGTTTTTGTAATAATGGGAAATATGTTAGGTCAAGGCCGTGAAACAGATTTACACAAGGCAATTTTTACTGGTTGAATGTTTAATCTACTAATAACTTTTATTGTTATTTTTGGGTTGCTGGGAATGAAAAATTTTACATATAGGTGAGTTAACCTAGAAGAAGAATATTGAAAAACCGCAGACATTATTTACTACATCAATTTAGTTATTCTTTTCTTAACAAGTATTAATGTAGTTTCTCAAAGAGCAGAAATTGCCATTGGAAAAATGAAAACAATTTTTTTAGTATTAGTACTTTCAAACATAGTCAACACAATTATAGTTTGAACAGTTGCATTGACAACTCCGTATGCAGCCATTGGAACTGCGTTTG
This Spiroplasma endosymbiont of Panorpa germanica DNA region includes the following protein-coding sequences:
- a CDS encoding lipoprotein, whose amino-acid sequence is MKKLLTILGAFSLAVAPGLTTISCFAIGEDALAYLSTKISGDWEKSNKAQIYHFKDNSQSNNYDYSPIICDFLKLMGSDKYDTNKYRPLQLQFLNEMEFYNYKTENNGPVPELEYTISNPKSLQRHEIIYKNKADVEEKVVLNRIIRVENYTKAPEQVNFDVKFKDIIVKEYIFQGDNQGLGTYVATKNTKKVDIFVRNITIEELNSNAIIISQ
- a CDS encoding sugar ABC transporter permease, translating into MQTLNQKNVTVHSKKKKSEKTIPDNMIFKMNQAFKEIKGLNYLNITPNEKINFDRVDIANAINCFKKEDLNWNYNTIAMLILKDQVKNYDWENDLNYHISLKFAALSFTYEKDKPSKTTSKSFELLKGLSLKYAYEYNKEFYTSLKNAYELKGEKQENILISEQYEITKNSVRSFWDITKNVFALFTEQIATISEIKNNFINYSKIGVLAAEYTLLKIEAETFLKNKKNEGLINTENYNNFSSTMVLILDDLKKTLYFMNEHLVETMFSNITEMNVKVYLSDLPPMSAIEWIGLLIRYAILIIWAAIIIYPIVVLIQQGFNLNNQKVILDIQNFDFGFNNYRRLFEQTLFLKWLFNSIIIGFFTMIITIFIISLTAYSFSRFKYKGKRSFLIALLVSQMVPVFTSLLVFYIFTELLNNAFNMPRIATLLLIYVGGGVASNTIILKGYMDSISQDIDDAARIDGCSHFWIFLNIIFPLCKPMLVLIALMSFIGPFGDVILPSLILRNQEDYTVAVGLNMFINSERLMNYGAYFAGSTLVAVPIGVLFLVLQKFVVSGMTSGGVKG
- a CDS encoding ABC transporter ATP-binding protein is translated as MKVELRNLSKKYEGNPLYTLENINLNIEDKDFCVMLGPSGCGKTTLLRMIAGLNSITKGDLVFDEKRANDLPPKDRDIAMVFQSYALYPHMNVYKNMGFGLKMKKAKKDLIDQRVKDVAEILNITHLLYKKPSEISGGQRQRVALGRAIVRKPKLFLMDEPLSNLDAKLRETMRTEIVKIHKALESTTIYVTHDQVEAMTMATKIVLMNDQKIQQVGTPTDLYENPENLFVANFIGNPTINQYKGTLDKDGCFVNESKNIKVKLTKEEIEAINNLKSKWIYFCVRSESIKITKSKTDTEVLVIHVESLGKEKEIKGFVDDNSNISVTVSNTTSVEADQKINVSFEKYFLFDGETQKRIK